From Aedes albopictus strain Foshan chromosome 1, AalbF5, whole genome shotgun sequence, one genomic window encodes:
- the LOC134289959 gene encoding uncharacterized protein LOC134289959 produces MLAVQTTARTAIRILAIDRTNISLPLIQRTSDRLTELTGTTLPSVGQILRQSDRVWHARRPSIVWDVKRSIRAGDPPGKVRPIVQQLLSTRFHSSTVVYTDGSKLLDMVGAAFYTNGFTNTFSLPKECSVFSAEAYAILKAVSIPNVNREVVILTDSASCLSALETGTSKHPWIQEIENIAQNKSVRFCWIPGHAGIPGNEAADRLANETRTDPAVEVPIPGEDALRTIKQAIRQRWENNWFETREAKLREIKHDTYRWTDHGNAADQRVLTRLRIGHTRLTHTFLLKKEPPPTCECCGTTLDVRHVILNCRKYERERQENNIGTTSLRDALSNEEEKTTRILKFLRDSGLYKQL; encoded by the coding sequence ATGTTGGCCGTACAGACCACAGCGCGGACGGCCATTCGAATACTAGCAATAGATCGAACCAACATCTCGCTCCCGCTCATTCAGCGAACATCAGACCGATTGACCGAGCTGACGGGCACGACACTTCCCTCAGTTGGACAAATCCTGAGGCAGAGCGACCGTGTGTGGCACGCACGAAGACCGTCAATAGTGTGGGATGTTAAAAGGAGCATTAGAGCTGGCGACCCGCCGGGAAAAGTACGTCCAATTGTCCAACAATTGCTGTCCACCCGTTTCCATAGTTCGACTGTCGTCTACACTGATGGTTCAAAGCTGTTGGATATGGTTGGTGCCGCTTTTTATACGAATGGGTTTACGAATACCTTCAGTCTTCCGAAGGAATGCAGCGTTTTCTCGGCAGAGGCATACGCTATACTGAAAGCGGTTTCCATACCGAATGTGAATCGAGAAGTAGTGATCCTCACGGATTCAGCAAGCTGTTTGTCCGCTCTCGAGACAGGAACATCAAAACACCCGTGGATCCAAGAGATTGAAAACATTGCACAAAATAAGTCAGTTCGATTCTGTTGGATTCCCGGACACGCCGGCATTCCTGGTAACGAGGCAGCCGATCGACTAGCGAATGAGACAAGAACAGATCCAGCCGTTGAAGTGCCGATTCCGGGTGAAGACGCGTTAAGGACGATAAAGCAAGCGATACGACAACGATGGGAGAACAACTGGTTCGAAACACGAGAGGCGAAGCTGAGAGAAATCAAACACGATACGTACCGGTGGACAGATCACGGCAATGCAGCCGACCAGCGAGTGCTTACACGCCTGCGGATAGGCCATACACGCCTGACACACACGTTCCTTCTGAAGAAGGAACCCCCACCAACATGCGAGTGCTGTGGAACTACACTGGACGTGCGACACGTGATTTTGAATTGTAGAAAATATGAAAGGGAGCGACAGGAGAATAATATTGGAACGACGAGTTTACGAGACGCCTTATCAAACGAGGAAGAAAAAACAACTAGGATTCTGAAATTTTTGCGCGACTCGGGATTGTACAAGCAACTGTAg
- the LOC134285310 gene encoding uncharacterized protein LOC134285310, giving the protein METRARRNRRMRSPEEGAPTGAGPGTGDRASGQRLEEEVVQERPSSQRAQPVPRTQSRNGSNSNHQGHAAPANVAVADRRQSLTLAGGRRQRIMWTREMNMYVIRCYFVCTRMETDMSGRSGMLEMFNERFPRFANQLDLNKLYTRQRAIMSHNMLTAAEVECTKLEAQRELGEEMTRSSDTSRRSSDGLDASNASESRDTTAPTAPGPTADMQRQQLRDELALHMATAVTQFRGTDPMSRHRIPKLRNSYRLTSAVSILNQDILTQYLEAVQHLEDLQFTVYSAAVAVVKTLGLRTRPQGDGEGRTRPSTQKPAWMRRLENRIATLRTKIGRLTQYKQGNRSTRLVRYVAEIVKPAELQDLTEVNITEILDTHVQRLSALAKRLRRYGECSKRKEQNRMFNINEREFYNCIRNDKPDYGEGLPEIGEVTQFWANLWENPVQHSDDGMWLAEEERQCNGVGDMTAVVVTAQDVREATRYTRNWAAPGPDFVHNF; this is encoded by the coding sequence atggagacacgagctagacgaaatagaagaatgcgatcgcccgaggagggagcccctactggagctggtcctggaacgggggacagagcgagcggccagcggctggaagaggaagtggtgcaagagcggccttccagtcaacgggcacagcccgtaccacgaacgcagagcagaaacggcagcaatagcaatcaccaaggccatgctgcgcctgccaatgttgctgtggctgatcgacgtcagtcactcacgttagcaggcggccgacggcagcggatcatgtggacgagggagatgaatatgtacgtgattcgctgctattttgtctgcacgaggatggagacggacatgtccggcagatcagggatgctggaaatgttcaacgagagattccctcgctttgcgaaccagcttgacttgaacaagctgtacacacgacagcgagcaattatgtctcataatatgctcacagctgcagaagtggagtgcaccaagctggaagcgcagagggaattgggagaggagatgacaagatcgagcgatacgtcgagaaggagttctgatgggctggatgcatcgaacgcgagtgagagtcgtgatacgactgcacccactgctccaggaccaacagcggatatgcaacgacagcaactacgagacgaactagcgctccacatggccacagcagtcacgcagttccgtgggacagaccccatgtcccggcaccgaataccaaagctgcggaattcctatcggttaacaagtgcagtaagcatcctaaaccaggatattttgacacagtacttggaggccgtacagcaccttgaggatctgcagtttacggtgtattcagctgcggtggctgttgtcaagacgctgggactgcggacgcgcccgcaaggcgacggtgaaggtcgcacacgccccagcacacagaaacccgcgtggatgcgacgtttggagaaccggatcgccacattgcggaccaagattggtcgattaacacagtacaagcaggggaatcgatcaacgaggctagttcgttatgttgctgaaattgtgaagcccgcagaactccaagatctcacagaagtcaacattacggagatcctcgacacccatgtacagcggttgagtgctcttgcgaaacgactgcggcgttatggagaatgttcgaagcggaaggaacaaaaccggatgttcaacattaacgaaagagagttctacaactgcatccgaaacgacaagcctgactatggagaaggccttccggagattggcgaagtcacacagttctgggccaatctatgggagaaccctgtccagcacagcgacgatgggatgtggttggcagaagaagagcgacagtgtaatggagttggagacatgaccgcggtcgtagtaaccgctcaggatgtacgcgaggctacccggtataccagaaattgggctgcaccaggacccgatttcgtgcacaatttttag